The sequence below is a genomic window from Croceicoccus marinus.
AATGGCGGCGCTTAGATCGAAGCTGAATGATCTACAGCCAGAGTATCCATCCGGCGGGGACCGCCTTGTCTGGGTAGGTATTGAGCGCTCTTTAGCGTGCTCTTGTGAGCGCGCTTATGGAGTGGTCGATGGGTCAGGTGACGGTGTTTTCGGGGCCAGAGCGGCGCCGACGTTGGAGCGAGGAAGAGCGGCTGCGGATACTTTCCGATGCTTTCGCGCCGGGCGCCTGCGTTGCCGAGGTGTGCCGACGTCACGATATTTCTTCGGCGCTGATCTACACCTGGCGGCGCAAGCTGCGCGAGGCAGGCGAACGGGCAAGCAGCTTATCCGAGGCGTTGCCGGCGCCGGTGTTTGCCGAAGCGGTGGTGGATGAGGACGCAGCGGCGACCAGCACGGTCGAGCACCCCGTGATGATCATTGATCTGCCGCGCGGCAAGCGGCTGAGCATTTATCCTGCGGCATCACCGGCGCTGGTTGCTGCCGCATTGAAGGCTCTGCGATGATCCCTCCGAGCGCGCGGGTGTGGATCGCGCTGGGCCACACGGACATGCGGAAGGGCATGCAGGGCCTGGCCCTGCTGGTGCAGCAGGGTCTCAAGCGTAATCCTCATAGCGGCGATCTGTTCGTGTTTCGCGGCCGCGCGGGATCGCTGATCAAGATCATCTGGCACGACGGGATCGGCATGTCGCTCTATGCCAAGCGGCTCGAGAAGGGCCGCTTCGTGTGGCCCGCCGCCAAGGAGGGAACGGTGTCGCTGACCCCTTCGCAGTTGGCCTGCCTGCTGGAGGGGATCGACTGGCGCAACCCGCAGTATACGTGGCGCCCGGCGAGCGCAGGATAATCGTCAGAAGGTGGTGTTTTGCCCTTGCGGCAGAGGGTGGAACATGATTCCATCCCTTCCATGGAAGCCGCCATTTCGCCCCTTCCGGACGATGTCGAAGCGCTCAAGGCGCTGGTGGCGACGATGGCCCGCAGAGCCGAGGAGGCCGAGCAGCACGCCGCCACTGTCGCAGCCGAACTGGCCAACGCCCATGCCCACCAGAGCGCCATCGAAGCGGTGATCGCCCACCTCAAGCTGCAGATCGCCAAGCTCAGGCGCGAGCAGTATGGCCCCAGCGCCGAGCGCAGCCGCCGCTTGCTTGATCAGATGGAGCTGCAGCTCGAAGAGCTCGAAGCCGACGCCGCCGAGGACGATCTGATCGCCGAGGAAGCGGCAGCCAAGACCACCACGGTCACCGCGTTCGAACGCAAGCGGCCCACAAGAAAGCCGTTCCCCGATCACCTGCCGCGCGAGCGCGTCGTGGTGCCCGCCCCATGTTCCTGCCCGGCCTGCGGCGGGGATCGGCTCTCCAAGCTCGGCGAAGACGTCACCGAGACGCTCGAGGTGATCCCGCGCTCGTGGAAGGTGATCCAGACGGTGCGCGAGAAGTTCTCGTGCCGGGACTGCGAGAAGATCGCGCAGGCCCCGGCGCCGTTCCACGTGGTCCCGCGCGGATGGGCGGGCCCCAGCTTCCTCGCCATGCTGCTGTTCGAGAAGTTCGGGCAGCACCAACCGCTCAACCGGCAGGCCGAGCGCTTTGCCCGCGAAGGCGTGCCGCTCAGCGTCTCGACGCTGGCTGATCAGGTCGGCGCAGCTGCCCATGCGCTGATGCCGCTCTACAAGCTGATTGAAGCGCACGTCCTTGCTTCGGACCGCATCCATGGTGACGATACCACCGTG
It includes:
- the tnpA gene encoding IS66-like element accessory protein TnpA — protein: MGQVTVFSGPERRRRWSEEERLRILSDAFAPGACVAEVCRRHDISSALIYTWRRKLREAGERASSLSEALPAPVFAEAVVDEDAAATSTVEHPVMIIDLPRGKRLSIYPAASPALVAAALKALR
- the tnpB gene encoding IS66 family insertion sequence element accessory protein TnpB (TnpB, as the term is used for proteins encoded by IS66 family insertion elements, is considered an accessory protein, since TnpC, encoded by a neighboring gene, is a DDE family transposase.), which encodes MIPPSARVWIALGHTDMRKGMQGLALLVQQGLKRNPHSGDLFVFRGRAGSLIKIIWHDGIGMSLYAKRLEKGRFVWPAAKEGTVSLTPSQLACLLEGIDWRNPQYTWRPASAG